A stretch of Aeromicrobium tamlense DNA encodes these proteins:
- a CDS encoding TadE/TadG family type IV pilus assembly protein: MSRRERGGATIFVLGMSLVLMLCAGLVIDGGMGINARMRVADDAEQAARAGANAVNVDQLRSGGALAVDPGLARLYAQDFLSARGYPASQFSITVNANTVAIEVRDTSETTMLKLIGINQYPVTARATATAATS, encoded by the coding sequence ATGAGCAGGCGTGAACGCGGAGGCGCGACGATCTTCGTGCTCGGCATGTCGCTCGTGCTCATGCTGTGCGCCGGCCTCGTGATCGACGGCGGCATGGGCATCAACGCCCGCATGCGCGTCGCCGACGACGCCGAGCAGGCCGCGCGCGCCGGCGCCAACGCCGTCAACGTCGACCAGCTGCGCAGCGGTGGCGCGCTCGCGGTCGACCCCGGCCTGGCACGCCTCTACGCCCAGGACTTCCTCAGCGCGCGCGGCTACCCCGCCTCGCAGTTCTCGATCACGGTGAACGCCAACACCGTCGCGATCGAGGTCCGCGACACCAGCGAGACCACGATGCTCAAGCTCATCGGCATCAACCAGTACCCGGTCACCGCCCGCGCCACCGCGACCGCCGCCACCTCCTGA
- a CDS encoding TadE/TadG family type IV pilus assembly protein encodes MIRRMRRSERGSMSVEVVLMVPILVMFLMLVLAGGRYVTVRADIESAARDAARAASFERSQSAAYSAAYAAANASDVDDRFSSCDVANIGGTFAAGGVVEVTIRCRVSNDGLGFVGLNGSRDFEASSSAPIDQYRRFG; translated from the coding sequence GTGATCCGCCGGATGCGCAGGTCCGAGCGCGGCTCGATGTCGGTCGAGGTCGTGCTGATGGTGCCGATCCTCGTCATGTTCCTCATGCTCGTGCTGGCCGGCGGACGCTACGTCACGGTCCGGGCCGACATCGAGTCCGCCGCCCGCGACGCCGCCCGCGCGGCCTCCTTCGAGCGCAGCCAGTCCGCGGCCTACTCGGCCGCCTACGCGGCCGCCAACGCGAGCGACGTCGACGACCGCTTCTCGTCGTGCGACGTGGCCAACATCGGCGGCACGTTCGCCGCCGGCGGCGTGGTCGAGGTGACGATCCGCTGCCGCGTCTCGAATGACGGCCTGGGCTTCGTCGGCCTCAACGGCAGCCGCGACTTCGAGGCCAGCAGCAGTGCCCCCATCGACCAGTACCGGAGGTTCGGATGA
- a CDS encoding TadE/TadG family type IV pilus assembly protein: MRSRARDERGASAIELVLYTPLLMIAMIITIQFALTYLAKQSASAAAREASRVARVTGDADQGRTKGISSANQLGRGVLRGPQVTVVQVGDSMRATVSGRANQLLPFIGSPRVEEVAQGPIEEFQEDTP; this comes from the coding sequence ATGCGATCTCGGGCACGGGACGAGAGGGGGGCCAGCGCGATCGAGCTGGTCCTCTACACGCCCCTGCTCATGATCGCCATGATCATCACGATCCAGTTCGCGCTGACCTACCTGGCCAAGCAGTCCGCCAGCGCTGCGGCCCGCGAGGCCTCGCGCGTCGCCCGCGTCACCGGCGACGCCGACCAGGGCCGCACGAAGGGGATCTCCTCGGCCAACCAGCTCGGCCGGGGCGTCCTGCGTGGACCGCAGGTCACCGTCGTTCAGGTGGGCGACAGCATGCGGGCCACCGTCTCCGGACGGGCCAACCAGCTGCTGCCGTTCATCGGCTCGCCGCGCGTGGAGGAAGTGGCCCAGGGTCCCATCGAGGAGTTCCAGGAGGACACGCCGTGA
- a CDS encoding Flp family type IVb pilin: MLNPALGYLVTMLGARLDKARREEGASAVEWVVIAAVLVTVCGIIGVILTNALQGEANEIGNNIQNP; this comes from the coding sequence ATGTTGAACCCCGCACTCGGCTACCTCGTCACGATGCTCGGCGCCCGCCTCGACAAGGCGCGCCGCGAGGAGGGTGCCTCCGCAGTGGAGTGGGTCGTCATCGCGGCCGTCCTCGTCACGGTCTGCGGCATCATCGGCGTGATCCTGACGAACGCCCTCCAGGGCGAGGCCAACGAAATCGGCAACAACATCCAGAACCCCTGA
- a CDS encoding type II secretion system F family protein has translation MTLILICGAIAGAGLWLLFSRSPAFNATAASELARLDVQRRRGGVRPSRASLEAEESRSEKFGARVAGLLNDRGIELPASIRSDLSVVDRSVESHLGNTLVAAIVGAFAPALMLSPFMVAGWISPVLPLWLAILGALGGAVLGQLQLHSEATDRRRDFRHVVSAFLDLVSMNLAGGRGVPEALSAAAGVSQGWGMVRLRETIENARLQGITPWAALGRLGDDMKVEELRDLAAALALVAEDGAKVRDSLTARAASMRQRELADSEGRAQERSQSMLVAQLLLAAGFLVFLIYPALSGIAGL, from the coding sequence ATGACCCTCATCCTCATCTGCGGCGCGATCGCCGGTGCCGGGCTGTGGCTGCTGTTCAGCCGCTCGCCCGCGTTCAACGCGACTGCCGCCTCCGAGCTCGCCCGCCTCGACGTCCAGCGCCGCCGCGGCGGCGTGCGTCCCAGCCGCGCCTCGCTCGAGGCCGAGGAGTCGCGCAGCGAGAAGTTCGGCGCCCGCGTGGCGGGCCTGCTCAACGACCGCGGCATCGAGCTGCCCGCGAGCATCCGCTCCGACCTGTCGGTCGTCGACCGCTCCGTCGAGAGCCACCTGGGCAACACGCTCGTGGCGGCCATCGTCGGTGCGTTCGCGCCGGCCCTCATGCTGTCGCCGTTCATGGTCGCGGGCTGGATCAGCCCGGTCCTGCCCCTGTGGCTGGCGATCCTCGGCGCCCTCGGCGGCGCGGTGCTCGGTCAGCTGCAGCTGCACTCCGAGGCCACCGACCGTCGCCGCGACTTCCGCCACGTCGTCAGCGCCTTCCTCGACCTCGTGTCGATGAACCTCGCCGGCGGCCGCGGCGTGCCCGAGGCCCTCTCGGCCGCGGCCGGAGTGAGCCAGGGCTGGGGCATGGTCCGCCTGCGCGAGACCATCGAGAACGCCCGGCTCCAGGGCATCACCCCGTGGGCCGCGCTCGGTCGCCTCGGCGACGACATGAAGGTCGAGGAGCTGCGCGACCTCGCCGCGGCGCTCGCCCTCGTGGCCGAGGACGGCGCCAAGGTCCGCGACTCGCTCACCGCCCGAGCGGCGTCGATGCGCCAGCGCGAGCTGGCCGACTCCGAAGGCCGCGCCCAGGAGCGGTCCCAGTCCATGCTGGTGGCACAGCTGCTGCTCGCCGCCGGCTTCCTCGTCTTCCTGATCTACCCGGCGCTGTCCGGCATCGCCGGTCTCTGA
- a CDS encoding type II secretion system F family protein, with amino-acid sequence MLSLALMVTLLGAVVGAGILLVVVGMSDHDDTPKRPGPSLRDRLQGSARRALLGAGAGLLVLLLTSWPVLAIAVGALVWFAPLLFGGLASEKRAMARLEGLAAWTESLRDTIAGAVGLEQAIPATAYAASPAIKPALIRLTDRLRVRTSLPTALQGFADDIDDPSADLIVATLILNARLRGPGLREVLTSLAKSARADLDMRRRIAASRSSTRRSVQIVMAITIAFVLILSIFNRDYVAPYATPIGQIVLLVVIGLFAGGFIWMRRLSEFETPERFLLTKQEAR; translated from the coding sequence ATGCTGTCCCTGGCCTTGATGGTGACGCTCCTCGGCGCCGTGGTCGGCGCCGGGATCCTGCTCGTCGTGGTGGGCATGTCCGACCACGACGACACCCCGAAGCGTCCGGGTCCCTCGCTGCGCGACCGCCTCCAGGGCAGCGCGCGCCGGGCCCTGCTCGGCGCCGGTGCCGGACTCCTCGTGCTGCTGCTCACCAGCTGGCCCGTGCTGGCCATCGCGGTCGGCGCGCTCGTGTGGTTCGCGCCCCTGCTGTTCGGCGGCCTGGCCAGCGAGAAGCGCGCGATGGCGCGACTCGAGGGCCTCGCGGCCTGGACCGAGTCCCTGCGCGACACGATCGCCGGTGCCGTCGGCCTCGAGCAGGCCATCCCGGCCACCGCCTACGCCGCGTCCCCCGCGATCAAGCCCGCGCTGATCCGGCTCACCGACCGGCTCCGCGTGCGCACGTCGCTGCCCACCGCGCTGCAGGGCTTCGCCGACGACATCGACGACCCCAGCGCCGACCTCATCGTCGCCACCCTGATCCTCAACGCGCGGCTGCGCGGCCCGGGCCTGCGCGAGGTGCTGACCTCGCTGGCGAAGTCGGCACGCGCCGACCTCGACATGCGCCGCCGCATCGCCGCCAGCCGCTCCAGCACGCGTCGCAGCGTCCAGATCGTCATGGCGATCACGATCGCGTTCGTGCTGATCCTGTCGATCTTCAACCGCGACTACGTGGCGCCCTACGCCACGCCGATCGGCCAGATCGTGCTGCTCGTCGTCATCGGCCTGTTCGCCGGCGGCTTCATCTGGATGCGCCGCCTGTCCGAGTTCGAGACGCCCGAGCGGTTCCTGCTGACGAAGCAGGAGGCGCGATGA